ATGTTAAGCACCACTCCATAATTATCATAAACGGGGTTAATTCCCACTGAATCGTTGACCTCTTCCAACAACTTTATGCTCATTTGCATGTATTGCTGAGCTTTTCCCAAATTATTCGACTTTAAATTATATCCCAAGCCACCATAGGCAATTCCAGCTTTGCCTATATCACCGATCTCTTCAAAAATTTTTATAGCTCTCAAGGATAGGGCCAGGCTTTCATCGATCTTATTTTGATAGGCTTTTAGTTGGCCCTGCTTAAACACCACATCGCCCAAAGAAATACTATCATTAAGTTCTATAGCGATTTGCTCTGCTTTTTGAAACAGTTTTTCTGCCTTTTCTACCTCTGCTACAAACTGCCCATAAGGAACTTGAGTAATGAGTTCCAGTTGTTTTTCGACAGAAAGCTTTTTAGCTGATTGTGTAAGACTATCTAAATACGTTGCTTCCTTTTGAGAAAAAGCAGGAAATGAAGCTAAGATGAAAAATAATATCCAACAGAATCGCATAGGTTTTATTTAAAGGCTGCGACTAAGATAAAGAAAAAAGCTATTTGATTTTAAAAAAATTCCTGAACCGATAAAATCAATTCAGGAACTTATAAGTGATCATAGCAATATTTGAATTGCTAATATTGCCTAATTTATCTATTCAAAGACTTCATTTAGATGGTATTTAATAAATTCGCTTCCAGCGAGGTACATTCCTTCTGCATACTTTTTACCATCTGGTTCAAGCCATTTAGTAGTTTCGCTGTAATTGTCACCTCTGATCATCACTATAGGATTTTGTAAAGTAGCTGTTGCCTGAGTTTGCTTAGAGTACGCCACTACTTTATCCTTTTCCAAAACCCCTGAAATTTCCAAGTCAGATTTCATAAAACCACTGTATTGAGATTCTGCACTACCTCCTATTTTTAATTTTCCTCTGGTGAAAGAAACATAACTGTTTAAAGCCACAGCCTGCTTATTCTTATCTATCAGGCTCGTAAGTCCTGCAGAAGTGTTTTCATCAGTAACATTATAAAGGTTTGCTAATCTGTAATTAATATACAATTTCACTTTAGCTTGATTACCGACATTCCAATCGTTGCCCACAGCAGAAAACACATACACCAGCGAAACATCGGCTACTAAAGCATCTTGCAGCTCCTGCGAAAGACTTTGAGGAGTTTTGTCGAAACCAGCCAATGTAGAAGACAAAGCATTTCTGTCTTTATAGAAATAAGAATAACCTGTGGGCACGACAGACAAAATGCCTGTCATGTCGGTTTCATACACGCTAGGGCCTGTAGCTTTTTTCCAGCCTTGATAGGTATCAGTATTTCCTGCTTCTTCCGCTGAAATAATTTCATAGCCTCTGGATTTCATATCATCCACAAAATCCTTATAAAGCTGATCGGCTTTTGATTGTATGGCATCTTTTTCCAAAGTAGCCAAGCCTACAGCAGCTTTTGCCTTGGCAGCATTTTTTATACTTCTACCAAAGCCACCTGCTTCCTTTTTATCAACCGCTTCTTTGTAAATTTCAAAGTTGATGTTAAAACTTGAGATATATAATTTTTTAATGCCATCATTGAGTTTTTTACTCTTAAAGGCATCGTCTTTAGGTTGAAATTTACCCAAATCTTGAGCGCTAAGTGTGTAAAATGAAAATAAGGCTAAAACAAGTAAACTAATTTTTTTCATGATTTTTGTGTGAATGGTTATCATACAAAATTGCTTTTAAATAGTAGCTGATTCAATAAGGCATTTGCCCTATTTTCTTGGTTTTTAGAAGAATAATTTTACTTAGGGCCACCGTAGGCAGTTAAGTCATCTAAAAAATACGGAGTAATTTCTACCTTATAAATTAGAAGCGATAGCAGGACTATTTGATATAAAATATTCTAAGGCGGATATTTAGTAGCAATTTTTAATAAAAAATTTATCTTTTCAAAACCTTTTCTATATTTACATGTATATACATATATTGTATCGACATTAAATAAAATATTATGACTCTAAGAGAAAAAACACAAGACATTTACAACCTAATAGGTGAAGGAAAATTATTAGATGCATTCGATAAATACTATGGAGAAAGCGTAGTAATCACCGAACCAAGAGGAACATGGACAGGCAAAGCTGAATGCAGAAAGCACGAAGAGGAATTTTTAGGTATGATAAAAGAATTTCACGGAATGGAAGTAACCGCAATCACTTCTGACGAGGAAGCGGGTATAGTAATGCATGAAACTTCTATGGATGTTACTTTTCAGGATGGTAACCGCGTAAATATGGAGCAAGTTGGCGTGCAAAAATGGAAAGACGGGAAAATCGTTCACGAAAGATTTTATTACCAATAGTAGCAAGCAATTTGGAGAGACACGAAAAGCAGATCGATTGGTCTGCTTTTTTTTTGCTCTTATGAGCATATTAATGGAATTCAATCAGGGCAGCCCATCTGCTGAAAAGAGTAAATCTGTTCTTTAATTAATTTCGATTCGGTTAAGAATGTTAGCTTCCGTAGATTTGCAAATAAGATGAATGAAACGCAACAATTCTTTCAAGAAATTAAACAAGCTAGAACAGCGGATACTTTTGTAAAGCTAACTTTAAGTAAACCAATACGAAAGTCGGCAGATTTAGAAAATGTATACCTTCGTGAAGTAGAGATTCAAAAAGAAAAAATGATCTCTTTCACTTACCGATTCAAGACGAATGATCAGGTAAAAAACTATTCCTTAGATGGAGCCATAGACGAATTGGCAATTCTGTTGAACTCTTCCTTTCGTATTGCTACTTTGTTTACATTGGAGAAAGACGTTGCAATTCGAATTAATAAAAAGGGCAAAACATCGATTGCTACCAACCCACCAACCTTCAGTGACAAGCTTCCTGTACATCATGACAAGCATAAAGTAAAGCGGGTTTCTGACAGTGAGTTCTTGTTTCATTTGGGAATAAAGGATAAGCAAGGAAAACTTATCCCTAAAATGGCCGACAAGTATAAGCAGATTAATAAGTATTTAGAGATCATTGATGATTTGCTTAAATCTACCCCACTGCCCAAGAAAGTAAATATAGTGGATATGGGATCTGGCAAAGGCTATTTAACATTTGCTCTTTATGATTTCTTGCGAAACACCCGCCAGTTGGATATACAAGTAACTGGGATAGAGCTAAGAGAGGAACTAGTAACCTATTGCAATGAGGTCGCCAAAAAATGTGGATACAGTAGCCTATCCTTTATTTCAGAACGAATTGAAAATTACAATGCGGATAGAATAGACGTACTGATAGCCCTTCATGCGTGCGATACAGCCACTGATGATGCGATTTATAAAGGCTTAAGGTCTAAATCATCGCTAATTATTTGTGCCCCCTGTTGCCATAAGCAAGTACGACAAAGTGTTAAAGGGACAACTCAGGAAAACCCTATCCTTAAATACGGTATTTTTCAAGAACGCCAGTTTGAGATGGTAACCGATACCATACGGGCGCTCATTTTAGAGAAAAACCAATACAACACAAAAGTATTCGAATTCATCTCTAATGAACACACAAGAAAAAATGTAATGTTAGTGGCAACAAAGGCAAGTAAATCTCCCAATATTGAAGCAATCGAAGCCAAAATCGAAGGTTTAAAAAAAGAGTATGGAGTTGCAGAACATTACTTGGAGACACGAATAGATTAGAGTGGACAATTAAATATTCCCTATCAAAAGCTCTAGTTTCTAATCTTTTGAGCATTACTATTTTTTCTTTGTATGAACGACTCTAGCTATTTACCCTATAGAGATTAAAGTTCCAAATAGGTGAAAAATCTAAAAGACAGAAAATTATGTTGTACGAATTCGATTGCTACTAAACCTTCAGATAGGCTAGCACATAATTTCAAATATTATTAGTTTAGGAGTGATCTGACAGTTTAAATATTATTCTGTATAAAATTGTCTTATTTAGAGAATATTTTAGCTAATTCCTGAATTCTCAATATTACTATATAGGTTTCAAACCCTCTCATTAAATTTTATAGCCATCCATTATATTATAAATCCAATTTTTTATACATTAGGCATTGATTTAAAGCTTCATTCCCTATGAATTTCATAAAATTTATCTTCCCCTTTCTTATTTCATTGGCTCTGGTTGTGGGCTTAAATAATAAATGGGGACAGGTTCCTCCGT
This is a stretch of genomic DNA from Marivirga harenae. It encodes these proteins:
- a CDS encoding nuclear transport factor 2 family protein codes for the protein MTLREKTQDIYNLIGEGKLLDAFDKYYGESVVITEPRGTWTGKAECRKHEEEFLGMIKEFHGMEVTAITSDEEAGIVMHETSMDVTFQDGNRVNMEQVGVQKWKDGKIVHERFYYQ
- a CDS encoding class I SAM-dependent methyltransferase — protein: MNETQQFFQEIKQARTADTFVKLTLSKPIRKSADLENVYLREVEIQKEKMISFTYRFKTNDQVKNYSLDGAIDELAILLNSSFRIATLFTLEKDVAIRINKKGKTSIATNPPTFSDKLPVHHDKHKVKRVSDSEFLFHLGIKDKQGKLIPKMADKYKQINKYLEIIDDLLKSTPLPKKVNIVDMGSGKGYLTFALYDFLRNTRQLDIQVTGIELREELVTYCNEVAKKCGYSSLSFISERIENYNADRIDVLIALHACDTATDDAIYKGLRSKSSLIICAPCCHKQVRQSVKGTTQENPILKYGIFQERQFEMVTDTIRALILEKNQYNTKVFEFISNEHTRKNVMLVATKASKSPNIEAIEAKIEGLKKEYGVAEHYLETRID